From Carassius gibelio isolate Cgi1373 ecotype wild population from Czech Republic chromosome B23, carGib1.2-hapl.c, whole genome shotgun sequence, the proteins below share one genomic window:
- the rps12 gene encoding 40S ribosomal protein S12: protein MAEEGITAGGVMDVNTALPEVLKTALIHDGLARGIREAAKALDKRQAHLCVLAGNCDEPMYVKLVEALCAEHQINLIKVDDNKKLGEWVGLCKIDREGKPRKVVGCSCVVIKDYGKESQAKDVIEEYFKSKK, encoded by the exons ATGGCCGAGGAAGG CATCACTGCCGGAGGTGTGATGGATGTCAACACGGCTCTGCCTGAAGTGCTGAAGACCGCACTCATCCACGACGGTCTGGCCCGTGGTATCCGTGAGGCCGCCAAGGCCCTCGACAA GCGTCAGGCTCATCTTTGCGTCCTGGCAGGAAACTGTGACGAGCCCATGTACGTCAAGCTGGTGGAGGCTCTCTGTGCCGAGCATCAGATCAACCTCATCAAG GTTGATGACAATAAGAAACTTGGTGAGTGGGTTGGTCTGTGCAAGATCGACAGAGAGGGCAAACCCCGCAAGGTGGTGGGCTGCAGCTGTGTAGTCATTAAG GACTATGGCAAAGAGTCCCAGGCTAAGGACGTCATTGAGGAGTACTTCAAATCTAAGAAATAA
- the zgc:153284 gene encoding SH3 domain-binding glutamic acid-rich-like protein 3 encodes MSITVYYSSVSGSREVKQAQSEILQFLDAKKIKYFAVDIAESSDFKEEMRKKVGNPSAMPPQVFNGDKYCGDYQKFSDAMEDGKPEAFFKL; translated from the exons ATGTCCATCACGGTGTATTACAGCAGTGTGAGTGGCTCTAGAGAG GTGAAGCAAGCTCAGTCTGAGATTCTGCAGTTCCTGGATGCCAAGAAGATCAAGTACTTTGCTGTGGACATCGCAGAAAGCAGTGACTTCAAGGAGGAGATGAGGAAGAAAGTGGGAAACCCCTCTGCGATGCCCCCTCAGGTCTTTAATGGAGACAAATACTGTGGG gACTATCAGAAGTTTTCTGATGCAATGGAGGATGGGAAACCAGAGGCATTCTTCAAACTCTGA
- the eya4 gene encoding eyes absent homolog 4 isoform X1 — MVSGLSSRGVEVHLMENTQELNEQSVKKSTTDSHAPDPVDNRALDMQDLTDPQHSVNSGSDGSSKLDKNILSNNITTNGNGGENMTILNTADWLLGCSTPPTAPSMKNDVKSEPLNSSETVSSAGDTGLDTYTGSVISSSGFSPRPTHQYSPPLYPSKPYPHILSTSVAPPMSAYTGQSQFTSMQQSTVYTPYSQTTPPYGISTYDLGVMLPGIKTEGGLTQTQSTLQSGLSYSPGFTTPQPGQTAYSPYQMPAGSGFTTSPGLYTSNNSNPGNFTTQQEYPSYAAFGQNQYAQYYSTSSYGSYMTSNSSLDGTGSVSSYQLQDSTPIMTGQATDLNPGEFEAGQSPSTPIKEMEDRACRGGGAKARGRGRKNNPSPPPDSDLERVFVWDLDETIIVFHSLLTGSYAQKYGKDPPLAVTLGLRMEEMIFNLADTHLFFNDLEECDQVHIDDASSDDNGQDLSTYSFATDGFHAAATSASLCLATGVRGGVDWMRKLAFRYRRVKELYCSYKNNVGGLLGPAKREAWLQLRAEVEALTDSWLTTALKSLSIISSRSNCVNVLVTTTQLIPALAKVLLYSLGSAFPIENIYSATKIGKESCFERIMQRFGRKVVYVVIGDGVEEEQAAAKHNMPFWRISSHSDLLALHQALEFEYL, encoded by the exons GTGAAGAAATCTACCACTGATTCCCATGCTCCAGACCCAGTAGACAACAG gGCCTTGGACATGCAGGATCTAACAGACCCACAGCACTCTGTTAACAGTGGCAGTGACGGCTCATCCAAACTGGACAAAAACATCCTCAGCAACAACATCACGACCAATGGAAACGGAG GAGAGAACATGACAATTCTAAACACGGCTGATTGGCTGCTGGGCTGCAGTACCCCGCCCACTGCCCCAAGTATGAAGAACGATG TTAAGTCTGAGCCTCTGAACAGCAGTGAGACTGTGAGCTCGGCGGGAGACACTGGGCTGGACACTTACACTGGGTCAG TTATAAGCAGCAGTGGATTCAGCCCTCGGCCGACTCACCAGTATTCACCTCCTCTCTACCCCTCAAA GCCTTACCCCCACATCCTGTCTACTTCCGTGGCTCCTCCCATGTCGGCCTACACGGGCCAATCACAGTTCACTAGCATGCAGCAGTCGACAGTTTACACGCCCTACTCTCAAACTACTCCACCCTACGGCATCTCCACCTATG ATTTGGGGGTGATGTTGCCAGGTATAAAAACAGAAGGAGGGCTGACACAAACCCAATCAACCCTCCAATCAGGGCTCAGCTATAGCCCTGGATTTACCACTCCTCAGCCCGGACAGACAGCATATTCACCCTATCAGATGCCAG CAGGGTCAGGTTTCACAACCTCTCCTGGTCTCTACACATCCAACAACTCCAATCCAGGCAACTTCACCACACAGCAG GAATATCCCTCCTATGCAGCTTTTGGGCAGAATCAGTATGCTCAGTATTACTCCACCTCCTCCTACGGTTCCTACATGACATCTAACAGCTCATTGGACGGCACAGGTTCTGTCTCCAGCTATCAGCTGCAAGACTCCACCCCCATCATGACAGGCCAAGCAACTGACCTGAATCCAG GTGAGTTTGAGGCGGGGCAGAGCCCATCCACGCCAATCAAGGAGATGGAGGACCGGGCGTGCAGAGGGGGTGGGGCTAAAGCAAGGGGGCGGGGCAGAAAGAACAACCCCTCCCCACCACCTGACAGTGATCTTGAG AGGGTGTTTGTTTGGGATCTGGATGAGACAATTATTGTCTTTCACTCACTCCTCACGGGCTCCTATGCACAGAAGTACGGCAAG GACCCTCCTTTGGCTGTGACTCTTGGTTTAAGAATGGAGGAGATGATCTTCAATCTTGCTGATACACATCTATTTTTTAATGATCTAGAG GAGTGTGACCAGGTGCACATTGATGACGCCTCTTCAGATGATAACGGACAGGACCTCAG TACTTACAGTTTTGCCACTGATGGCTTCCATGCAGCTGCAACAAGCGCAAGTCTCTGCCTAGCAACAGGTGTTAGGGGCGGAGTCGACTGGATGAGGAAGTTAGCTTTCCGATACAGAAGAGTCAAAGAGTTGTACTGCTCTTACAAAAACAATGTTGGAG GGTTGCTGGGACCGGCTAAGAGGGAGGCGTGGCTCCAGCTGAGGGCAGAAGTTGAGGCTCTCACGGACTCCTGGCTGACCACTGCACTCAAGTCCCTGTCAATCATCAGCTCCAG GAGTAACTGTGTTAACGTTTTGGTGACAACGACACAGTTAATACCTGCACTGGCTAAAGTGCTGTTGTATAGCCTGGGCTCAGCGTTTCCAATTGAAAACATTTACAGCGCAACCAAAATAG GCAAAGAGAGTTGCTTTGAGCGCATAATGCAGAGATTTGGCAGGAAGGTAGTGTATGTTGTAATTGGGGATGGTGTGGAAGAGGAGCAGGCCGCTGCCAAG CACAACATGCCCTTCTGGCGGATATCCAGCCACTCTGACCTGCTTGCCCTCCATCAAGCACTGGAATTCGAGTACCTGTAA
- the eya4 gene encoding eyes absent homolog 4 isoform X4, with the protein MVSGLSSRGVEVHLMENTQELNEQSVKKSTTDSHAPDPVDNRALDMQDLTDPQHSVNSGSDGSSKLDKNILSNNITTNGNGGENMTILNTADWLLGCSTPPTAPIKSEPLNSSETVSSAGDTGLDTYTGSVISSSGFSPRPTHQYSPPLYPSKPYPHILSTSVAPPMSAYTGQSQFTSMQQSTVYTPYSQTTPPYGISTYDLGVMLPGIKTEGGLTQTQSTLQSGLSYSPGFTTPQPGQTAYSPYQMPGSGFTTSPGLYTSNNSNPGNFTTQQEYPSYAAFGQNQYAQYYSTSSYGSYMTSNSSLDGTGSVSSYQLQDSTPIMTGQATDLNPGEFEAGQSPSTPIKEMEDRACRGGGAKARGRGRKNNPSPPPDSDLERVFVWDLDETIIVFHSLLTGSYAQKYGKDPPLAVTLGLRMEEMIFNLADTHLFFNDLEECDQVHIDDASSDDNGQDLSTYSFATDGFHAAATSASLCLATGVRGGVDWMRKLAFRYRRVKELYCSYKNNVGGLLGPAKREAWLQLRAEVEALTDSWLTTALKSLSIISSRSNCVNVLVTTTQLIPALAKVLLYSLGSAFPIENIYSATKIGKESCFERIMQRFGRKVVYVVIGDGVEEEQAAAKHNMPFWRISSHSDLLALHQALEFEYL; encoded by the exons GTGAAGAAATCTACCACTGATTCCCATGCTCCAGACCCAGTAGACAACAG gGCCTTGGACATGCAGGATCTAACAGACCCACAGCACTCTGTTAACAGTGGCAGTGACGGCTCATCCAAACTGGACAAAAACATCCTCAGCAACAACATCACGACCAATGGAAACGGAG GAGAGAACATGACAATTCTAAACACGGCTGATTGGCTGCTGGGCTGCAGTACCCCGCCCACTGCCCCAA TTAAGTCTGAGCCTCTGAACAGCAGTGAGACTGTGAGCTCGGCGGGAGACACTGGGCTGGACACTTACACTGGGTCAG TTATAAGCAGCAGTGGATTCAGCCCTCGGCCGACTCACCAGTATTCACCTCCTCTCTACCCCTCAAA GCCTTACCCCCACATCCTGTCTACTTCCGTGGCTCCTCCCATGTCGGCCTACACGGGCCAATCACAGTTCACTAGCATGCAGCAGTCGACAGTTTACACGCCCTACTCTCAAACTACTCCACCCTACGGCATCTCCACCTATG ATTTGGGGGTGATGTTGCCAGGTATAAAAACAGAAGGAGGGCTGACACAAACCCAATCAACCCTCCAATCAGGGCTCAGCTATAGCCCTGGATTTACCACTCCTCAGCCCGGACAGACAGCATATTCACCCTATCAGATGCCAG GGTCAGGTTTCACAACCTCTCCTGGTCTCTACACATCCAACAACTCCAATCCAGGCAACTTCACCACACAGCAG GAATATCCCTCCTATGCAGCTTTTGGGCAGAATCAGTATGCTCAGTATTACTCCACCTCCTCCTACGGTTCCTACATGACATCTAACAGCTCATTGGACGGCACAGGTTCTGTCTCCAGCTATCAGCTGCAAGACTCCACCCCCATCATGACAGGCCAAGCAACTGACCTGAATCCAG GTGAGTTTGAGGCGGGGCAGAGCCCATCCACGCCAATCAAGGAGATGGAGGACCGGGCGTGCAGAGGGGGTGGGGCTAAAGCAAGGGGGCGGGGCAGAAAGAACAACCCCTCCCCACCACCTGACAGTGATCTTGAG AGGGTGTTTGTTTGGGATCTGGATGAGACAATTATTGTCTTTCACTCACTCCTCACGGGCTCCTATGCACAGAAGTACGGCAAG GACCCTCCTTTGGCTGTGACTCTTGGTTTAAGAATGGAGGAGATGATCTTCAATCTTGCTGATACACATCTATTTTTTAATGATCTAGAG GAGTGTGACCAGGTGCACATTGATGACGCCTCTTCAGATGATAACGGACAGGACCTCAG TACTTACAGTTTTGCCACTGATGGCTTCCATGCAGCTGCAACAAGCGCAAGTCTCTGCCTAGCAACAGGTGTTAGGGGCGGAGTCGACTGGATGAGGAAGTTAGCTTTCCGATACAGAAGAGTCAAAGAGTTGTACTGCTCTTACAAAAACAATGTTGGAG GGTTGCTGGGACCGGCTAAGAGGGAGGCGTGGCTCCAGCTGAGGGCAGAAGTTGAGGCTCTCACGGACTCCTGGCTGACCACTGCACTCAAGTCCCTGTCAATCATCAGCTCCAG GAGTAACTGTGTTAACGTTTTGGTGACAACGACACAGTTAATACCTGCACTGGCTAAAGTGCTGTTGTATAGCCTGGGCTCAGCGTTTCCAATTGAAAACATTTACAGCGCAACCAAAATAG GCAAAGAGAGTTGCTTTGAGCGCATAATGCAGAGATTTGGCAGGAAGGTAGTGTATGTTGTAATTGGGGATGGTGTGGAAGAGGAGCAGGCCGCTGCCAAG CACAACATGCCCTTCTGGCGGATATCCAGCCACTCTGACCTGCTTGCCCTCCATCAAGCACTGGAATTCGAGTACCTGTAA
- the eya4 gene encoding eyes absent homolog 4 isoform X5, protein MVSGLSSRGVEVHLMENTQELNEQSVKKSTTDSHAPDPVDNRALDMQDLTDPQHSVNSGSDGSSKLDKNILSNNITTNGNGVKSEPLNSSETVSSAGDTGLDTYTGSVISSSGFSPRPTHQYSPPLYPSKPYPHILSTSVAPPMSAYTGQSQFTSMQQSTVYTPYSQTTPPYGISTYDLGVMLPGIKTEGGLTQTQSTLQSGLSYSPGFTTPQPGQTAYSPYQMPGSGFTTSPGLYTSNNSNPGNFTTQQEYPSYAAFGQNQYAQYYSTSSYGSYMTSNSSLDGTGSVSSYQLQDSTPIMTGQATDLNPGEFEAGQSPSTPIKEMEDRACRGGGAKARGRGRKNNPSPPPDSDLERVFVWDLDETIIVFHSLLTGSYAQKYGKDPPLAVTLGLRMEEMIFNLADTHLFFNDLEECDQVHIDDASSDDNGQDLSTYSFATDGFHAAATSASLCLATGVRGGVDWMRKLAFRYRRVKELYCSYKNNVGGLLGPAKREAWLQLRAEVEALTDSWLTTALKSLSIISSRSNCVNVLVTTTQLIPALAKVLLYSLGSAFPIENIYSATKIGKESCFERIMQRFGRKVVYVVIGDGVEEEQAAAKHNMPFWRISSHSDLLALHQALEFEYL, encoded by the exons GTGAAGAAATCTACCACTGATTCCCATGCTCCAGACCCAGTAGACAACAG gGCCTTGGACATGCAGGATCTAACAGACCCACAGCACTCTGTTAACAGTGGCAGTGACGGCTCATCCAAACTGGACAAAAACATCCTCAGCAACAACATCACGACCAATGGAAACGGAG TTAAGTCTGAGCCTCTGAACAGCAGTGAGACTGTGAGCTCGGCGGGAGACACTGGGCTGGACACTTACACTGGGTCAG TTATAAGCAGCAGTGGATTCAGCCCTCGGCCGACTCACCAGTATTCACCTCCTCTCTACCCCTCAAA GCCTTACCCCCACATCCTGTCTACTTCCGTGGCTCCTCCCATGTCGGCCTACACGGGCCAATCACAGTTCACTAGCATGCAGCAGTCGACAGTTTACACGCCCTACTCTCAAACTACTCCACCCTACGGCATCTCCACCTATG ATTTGGGGGTGATGTTGCCAGGTATAAAAACAGAAGGAGGGCTGACACAAACCCAATCAACCCTCCAATCAGGGCTCAGCTATAGCCCTGGATTTACCACTCCTCAGCCCGGACAGACAGCATATTCACCCTATCAGATGCCAG GGTCAGGTTTCACAACCTCTCCTGGTCTCTACACATCCAACAACTCCAATCCAGGCAACTTCACCACACAGCAG GAATATCCCTCCTATGCAGCTTTTGGGCAGAATCAGTATGCTCAGTATTACTCCACCTCCTCCTACGGTTCCTACATGACATCTAACAGCTCATTGGACGGCACAGGTTCTGTCTCCAGCTATCAGCTGCAAGACTCCACCCCCATCATGACAGGCCAAGCAACTGACCTGAATCCAG GTGAGTTTGAGGCGGGGCAGAGCCCATCCACGCCAATCAAGGAGATGGAGGACCGGGCGTGCAGAGGGGGTGGGGCTAAAGCAAGGGGGCGGGGCAGAAAGAACAACCCCTCCCCACCACCTGACAGTGATCTTGAG AGGGTGTTTGTTTGGGATCTGGATGAGACAATTATTGTCTTTCACTCACTCCTCACGGGCTCCTATGCACAGAAGTACGGCAAG GACCCTCCTTTGGCTGTGACTCTTGGTTTAAGAATGGAGGAGATGATCTTCAATCTTGCTGATACACATCTATTTTTTAATGATCTAGAG GAGTGTGACCAGGTGCACATTGATGACGCCTCTTCAGATGATAACGGACAGGACCTCAG TACTTACAGTTTTGCCACTGATGGCTTCCATGCAGCTGCAACAAGCGCAAGTCTCTGCCTAGCAACAGGTGTTAGGGGCGGAGTCGACTGGATGAGGAAGTTAGCTTTCCGATACAGAAGAGTCAAAGAGTTGTACTGCTCTTACAAAAACAATGTTGGAG GGTTGCTGGGACCGGCTAAGAGGGAGGCGTGGCTCCAGCTGAGGGCAGAAGTTGAGGCTCTCACGGACTCCTGGCTGACCACTGCACTCAAGTCCCTGTCAATCATCAGCTCCAG GAGTAACTGTGTTAACGTTTTGGTGACAACGACACAGTTAATACCTGCACTGGCTAAAGTGCTGTTGTATAGCCTGGGCTCAGCGTTTCCAATTGAAAACATTTACAGCGCAACCAAAATAG GCAAAGAGAGTTGCTTTGAGCGCATAATGCAGAGATTTGGCAGGAAGGTAGTGTATGTTGTAATTGGGGATGGTGTGGAAGAGGAGCAGGCCGCTGCCAAG CACAACATGCCCTTCTGGCGGATATCCAGCCACTCTGACCTGCTTGCCCTCCATCAAGCACTGGAATTCGAGTACCTGTAA
- the eya4 gene encoding eyes absent homolog 4 isoform X3 → MVSGLSSRGVEVHLMENTQELNEQSVKKSTTDSHAPDPVDNRALDMQDLTDPQHSVNSGSDGSSKLDKNILSNNITTNGNGVKSEPLNSSETVSSAGDTGLDTYTGSVISSSGFSPRPTHQYSPPLYPSKPYPHILSTSVAPPMSAYTGQSQFTSMQQSTVYTPYSQTTPPYGISTYDLGVMLPGIKTEGGLTQTQSTLQSGLSYSPGFTTPQPGQTAYSPYQMPAGSGFTTSPGLYTSNNSNPGNFTTQQEYPSYAAFGQNQYAQYYSTSSYGSYMTSNSSLDGTGSVSSYQLQDSTPIMTGQATDLNPGEFEAGQSPSTPIKEMEDRACRGGGAKARGRGRKNNPSPPPDSDLERVFVWDLDETIIVFHSLLTGSYAQKYGKDPPLAVTLGLRMEEMIFNLADTHLFFNDLEECDQVHIDDASSDDNGQDLSTYSFATDGFHAAATSASLCLATGVRGGVDWMRKLAFRYRRVKELYCSYKNNVGGLLGPAKREAWLQLRAEVEALTDSWLTTALKSLSIISSRSNCVNVLVTTTQLIPALAKVLLYSLGSAFPIENIYSATKIGKESCFERIVSRFGTNITYVVIGDGRDEEHAASQHNMPFWRISSHSDLLALHQALEFEYL, encoded by the exons GTGAAGAAATCTACCACTGATTCCCATGCTCCAGACCCAGTAGACAACAG gGCCTTGGACATGCAGGATCTAACAGACCCACAGCACTCTGTTAACAGTGGCAGTGACGGCTCATCCAAACTGGACAAAAACATCCTCAGCAACAACATCACGACCAATGGAAACGGAG TTAAGTCTGAGCCTCTGAACAGCAGTGAGACTGTGAGCTCGGCGGGAGACACTGGGCTGGACACTTACACTGGGTCAG TTATAAGCAGCAGTGGATTCAGCCCTCGGCCGACTCACCAGTATTCACCTCCTCTCTACCCCTCAAA GCCTTACCCCCACATCCTGTCTACTTCCGTGGCTCCTCCCATGTCGGCCTACACGGGCCAATCACAGTTCACTAGCATGCAGCAGTCGACAGTTTACACGCCCTACTCTCAAACTACTCCACCCTACGGCATCTCCACCTATG ATTTGGGGGTGATGTTGCCAGGTATAAAAACAGAAGGAGGGCTGACACAAACCCAATCAACCCTCCAATCAGGGCTCAGCTATAGCCCTGGATTTACCACTCCTCAGCCCGGACAGACAGCATATTCACCCTATCAGATGCCAG CAGGGTCAGGTTTCACAACCTCTCCTGGTCTCTACACATCCAACAACTCCAATCCAGGCAACTTCACCACACAGCAG GAATATCCCTCCTATGCAGCTTTTGGGCAGAATCAGTATGCTCAGTATTACTCCACCTCCTCCTACGGTTCCTACATGACATCTAACAGCTCATTGGACGGCACAGGTTCTGTCTCCAGCTATCAGCTGCAAGACTCCACCCCCATCATGACAGGCCAAGCAACTGACCTGAATCCAG GTGAGTTTGAGGCGGGGCAGAGCCCATCCACGCCAATCAAGGAGATGGAGGACCGGGCGTGCAGAGGGGGTGGGGCTAAAGCAAGGGGGCGGGGCAGAAAGAACAACCCCTCCCCACCACCTGACAGTGATCTTGAG AGGGTGTTTGTTTGGGATCTGGATGAGACAATTATTGTCTTTCACTCACTCCTCACGGGCTCCTATGCACAGAAGTACGGCAAG GACCCTCCTTTGGCTGTGACTCTTGGTTTAAGAATGGAGGAGATGATCTTCAATCTTGCTGATACACATCTATTTTTTAATGATCTAGAG GAGTGTGACCAGGTGCACATTGATGACGCCTCTTCAGATGATAACGGACAGGACCTCAG TACTTACAGTTTTGCCACTGATGGCTTCCATGCAGCTGCAACAAGCGCAAGTCTCTGCCTAGCAACAGGTGTTAGGGGCGGAGTCGACTGGATGAGGAAGTTAGCTTTCCGATACAGAAGAGTCAAAGAGTTGTACTGCTCTTACAAAAACAATGTTGGAG GGTTGCTGGGACCGGCTAAGAGGGAGGCGTGGCTCCAGCTGAGGGCAGAAGTTGAGGCTCTCACGGACTCCTGGCTGACCACTGCACTCAAGTCCCTGTCAATCATCAGCTCCAG GAGTAACTGTGTTAACGTTTTGGTGACAACGACACAGTTAATACCTGCACTGGCTAAAGTGCTGTTGTATAGCCTGGGCTCAGCGTTTCCAATTGAAAACATTTACAGCGCAACCAAAATAG GTAAAGAGAGCTGTTTTGAACGTATAGTATCCAGGTTTGGCACTAACATAACGTATGTTGTGATTGGCGATGGGCGCGATGAGGAGCATGCAGCAAGCCAG CACAACATGCCCTTCTGGCGGATATCCAGCCACTCTGACCTGCTTGCCCTCCATCAAGCACTGGAATTCGAGTACCTGTAA
- the eya4 gene encoding eyes absent homolog 4 isoform X2 has translation MVSGLSSRGVEVHLMENTQELNEQSVKKSTTDSHAPDPVDNRALDMQDLTDPQHSVNSGSDGSSKLDKNILSNNITTNGNGGENMTILNTADWLLGCSTPPTAPIKSEPLNSSETVSSAGDTGLDTYTGSVISSSGFSPRPTHQYSPPLYPSKPYPHILSTSVAPPMSAYTGQSQFTSMQQSTVYTPYSQTTPPYGISTYDLGVMLPGIKTEGGLTQTQSTLQSGLSYSPGFTTPQPGQTAYSPYQMPAGSGFTTSPGLYTSNNSNPGNFTTQQEYPSYAAFGQNQYAQYYSTSSYGSYMTSNSSLDGTGSVSSYQLQDSTPIMTGQATDLNPGEFEAGQSPSTPIKEMEDRACRGGGAKARGRGRKNNPSPPPDSDLERVFVWDLDETIIVFHSLLTGSYAQKYGKDPPLAVTLGLRMEEMIFNLADTHLFFNDLEECDQVHIDDASSDDNGQDLSTYSFATDGFHAAATSASLCLATGVRGGVDWMRKLAFRYRRVKELYCSYKNNVGGLLGPAKREAWLQLRAEVEALTDSWLTTALKSLSIISSRSNCVNVLVTTTQLIPALAKVLLYSLGSAFPIENIYSATKIGKESCFERIVSRFGTNITYVVIGDGRDEEHAASQHNMPFWRISSHSDLLALHQALEFEYL, from the exons GTGAAGAAATCTACCACTGATTCCCATGCTCCAGACCCAGTAGACAACAG gGCCTTGGACATGCAGGATCTAACAGACCCACAGCACTCTGTTAACAGTGGCAGTGACGGCTCATCCAAACTGGACAAAAACATCCTCAGCAACAACATCACGACCAATGGAAACGGAG GAGAGAACATGACAATTCTAAACACGGCTGATTGGCTGCTGGGCTGCAGTACCCCGCCCACTGCCCCAA TTAAGTCTGAGCCTCTGAACAGCAGTGAGACTGTGAGCTCGGCGGGAGACACTGGGCTGGACACTTACACTGGGTCAG TTATAAGCAGCAGTGGATTCAGCCCTCGGCCGACTCACCAGTATTCACCTCCTCTCTACCCCTCAAA GCCTTACCCCCACATCCTGTCTACTTCCGTGGCTCCTCCCATGTCGGCCTACACGGGCCAATCACAGTTCACTAGCATGCAGCAGTCGACAGTTTACACGCCCTACTCTCAAACTACTCCACCCTACGGCATCTCCACCTATG ATTTGGGGGTGATGTTGCCAGGTATAAAAACAGAAGGAGGGCTGACACAAACCCAATCAACCCTCCAATCAGGGCTCAGCTATAGCCCTGGATTTACCACTCCTCAGCCCGGACAGACAGCATATTCACCCTATCAGATGCCAG CAGGGTCAGGTTTCACAACCTCTCCTGGTCTCTACACATCCAACAACTCCAATCCAGGCAACTTCACCACACAGCAG GAATATCCCTCCTATGCAGCTTTTGGGCAGAATCAGTATGCTCAGTATTACTCCACCTCCTCCTACGGTTCCTACATGACATCTAACAGCTCATTGGACGGCACAGGTTCTGTCTCCAGCTATCAGCTGCAAGACTCCACCCCCATCATGACAGGCCAAGCAACTGACCTGAATCCAG GTGAGTTTGAGGCGGGGCAGAGCCCATCCACGCCAATCAAGGAGATGGAGGACCGGGCGTGCAGAGGGGGTGGGGCTAAAGCAAGGGGGCGGGGCAGAAAGAACAACCCCTCCCCACCACCTGACAGTGATCTTGAG AGGGTGTTTGTTTGGGATCTGGATGAGACAATTATTGTCTTTCACTCACTCCTCACGGGCTCCTATGCACAGAAGTACGGCAAG GACCCTCCTTTGGCTGTGACTCTTGGTTTAAGAATGGAGGAGATGATCTTCAATCTTGCTGATACACATCTATTTTTTAATGATCTAGAG GAGTGTGACCAGGTGCACATTGATGACGCCTCTTCAGATGATAACGGACAGGACCTCAG TACTTACAGTTTTGCCACTGATGGCTTCCATGCAGCTGCAACAAGCGCAAGTCTCTGCCTAGCAACAGGTGTTAGGGGCGGAGTCGACTGGATGAGGAAGTTAGCTTTCCGATACAGAAGAGTCAAAGAGTTGTACTGCTCTTACAAAAACAATGTTGGAG GGTTGCTGGGACCGGCTAAGAGGGAGGCGTGGCTCCAGCTGAGGGCAGAAGTTGAGGCTCTCACGGACTCCTGGCTGACCACTGCACTCAAGTCCCTGTCAATCATCAGCTCCAG GAGTAACTGTGTTAACGTTTTGGTGACAACGACACAGTTAATACCTGCACTGGCTAAAGTGCTGTTGTATAGCCTGGGCTCAGCGTTTCCAATTGAAAACATTTACAGCGCAACCAAAATAG GTAAAGAGAGCTGTTTTGAACGTATAGTATCCAGGTTTGGCACTAACATAACGTATGTTGTGATTGGCGATGGGCGCGATGAGGAGCATGCAGCAAGCCAG CACAACATGCCCTTCTGGCGGATATCCAGCCACTCTGACCTGCTTGCCCTCCATCAAGCACTGGAATTCGAGTACCTGTAA